In one window of Eleutherodactylus coqui strain aEleCoq1 unplaced genomic scaffold, aEleCoq1.hap1 HAP1_SCAFFOLD_28, whole genome shotgun sequence DNA:
- the LOC136591279 gene encoding large ribosomal subunit protein eL30 has protein sequence MVAAKKTKKSLESINSRLQLVMKSGKYVLGYKQTLKRIREGKAKLVILANNCPALRKSEIEYYAMLAKTGVHHYSGNNIELGTACGKYYRVCTLAIIDPGDSDIIRSMPEQQPSEK, from the exons ATGGTGGCCGCCAAGAAGACG AAAAAGTCCCTGGAGTCCATCAACTCCAGGCTGCAACTTGTGATGAAAAGTGGCAAGTACGTCCTCGGGTACAAGCAGACGCTGAAGAGGATCCGCGAGGGCAAGGCCAAACTTGTCATTCTTGCCAACAACTGCCCAGCTCTGAG GAAATCAGAGATTGAATACTATGCAATGTTGGCCAAGACTGGGGTCCATCACTACAGCGGCAACAACATCGAGCTGGGCACAGCCTGCGGTAAATACTACAGGGTCTGCACGCTGGCTATTATTGATCCCG GTGACTCTGATATCATTAGGAGTATGCCAGAACAGCAGCCCAGTGAGAAGTAA